From Elusimicrobiota bacterium:
ATCGGCCGAAGATGGGCCTGCCTGAAGGGCCGGGGCACTTTTGGGCTGCGACTTCGTCTCTCGTCACTCACATACCGCTGCGGGTATGCTCGCTCCTCGATCCTCGTCTCGCTCCAAAATTGCCCCGGCCAGTTGGTCATAGTATTTCATTGCGAGCCCTCAAACTTCACCTGCGGCGCCTGCTGGGCTTGGGCAGCCGCCTCGAAATAGGGGCGCCCCTTGAAGCCGGAGAAGTTGGCGATCAAGGCGGCGGGCATGCGCCGGATGGCCGTGTTGTAGGCGACAGCAATTTCGTTGAAGGCCCGGCGCTCGACCGCGATGCGGTTTTCCGTTCCTTCGAGCTGGACCTGCAGGTCTCGGAAGTTGGCGTTGGCCTTGAGCTCGGGATATTTCTCGACCACCACCAGGAGGCGGCTCAGGGCCCCGCTCAAGGCGCCCTGGGCGTCCTCGAATTTTTTGAATTGGCCCGGATCGTTGAGGAGGCCTTTGTCCACGTTGAGGCCGCCCACGCGCGAGCGAGCTTCGACTACGGCGGCCAAGGTGGATTTCTCGAAATGGGCTGCGCCCTTGACCGTTTCCACCAGGTTCGGGACGAGGTCCGCCCTGCGCTGGTAGACGTTCTGGACCTGGGCCCAGGCTCCGCTCACAGCCTCCTGTTTGCCGACCAGGCTGTTGTAGGTCCCCACGGCCCAAAGGACAGCCACCAGCGCGAAGAGCCCCAGCGCGGACAGTAGCGTTTTCATGGCTTCCCAATTAATAGCGGTAATGCTCGGGCTTAAAGGGCCCCTCGGGGCTGATCCCGAGGTAATCGGCCTGTTCCTTGGAGAGCTTGGTGAGCTTTGCTCCCAGCTTCTTGAGGTGCAGGCGAGCCACCTTCTCGTCCAATGCCTTGGGCAAGGTGTAGACCTGGTTCTTGTATTTTCCCTTGCCGCGGTTGGCCCAGAGCTCGACCTGGGCCATGACTTGGTTGGTGAAGGAGTTGCTCATCACGAAGGATGGGTGCCCGGAGGCGCAGCCGAGGTTGACCAGGCGCCCGGAGGCCAGCACGGTCAGGACCTTGCCGTCGGGCCAGACGTATTGGTCCACTTGGGGCTTGATGTTGACCTTGCGCAGCTTCTTGTCGTCCTCCAAAGAGGCGACCTCGATCTCGAGGTCGAAATGGCCGATATTGCAGACGATGGCCTGGGACTTCATCTTGTCCATGTGCTCGCGGCGGATCACGTCCCGGCAGCCCGTGGTGGTGACGAAAATGTCTCCGGCCGCCGCGGCGTCCTCCATGGTGACGACCTGGTAGCCCTCCATGCAGGCCTGCAGGGCGCAGATGGGGTCTATCTCGGTCACGAGCACCCGCGCGCCCATGCCCCGGAGGGAGTGGGCGCAGCCCTTGCCCACGTCGCCGTAGCCGCAGATGACGGCTACCTTTCCCGCCACCATGACGTCGGTGGCGCGCTTGATGCCGTCTATCAGCGATTCCCGGCAGCCGTAGAGATTGTCGAATTTGGACTTGGTGACGGAGTCGTTGACGTTGATCGCGGGGCACTTGAGCGAGCCTGCGGCATGGCGCTGGTAGAGGCGGTGCACCCCGGTCGTGGTCTCCTCGGAAAGGCCGGCGATGTCCTTGAAGAGCTCCGGGTATTTGTCATGGACCATGTTGGTGAGGTCCCCGCCGTCGTCCAGGAGCAAGGTCGGCCCGGAGCCGTCGGGCCAGCGCAAAGTCTGCTCGACGC
This genomic window contains:
- a CDS encoding LemA family protein; this encodes MKTLLSALGLFALVAVLWAVGTYNSLVGKQEAVSGAWAQVQNVYQRRADLVPNLVETVKGAAHFEKSTLAAVVEARSRVGGLNVDKGLLNDPGQFKKFEDAQGALSGALSRLLVVVEKYPELKANANFRDLQVQLEGTENRIAVERRAFNEIAVAYNTAIRRMPAALIANFSGFKGRPYFEAAAQAQQAPQVKFEGSQ
- a CDS encoding adenosylhomocysteinase, which produces MTTATMDYKVKDISLAEWGQKEITIAESEMPGLMALREEYKGKNPLKGARIAGCLHMTIETAVLIDTLVELGASVRWSSCNIFSTQDHAAAAVAKAGVPVFAWKGESLAEYDWCVEQTLRWPDGSGPTLLLDDGGDLTNMVHDKYPELFKDIAGLSEETTTGVHRLYQRHAAGSLKCPAINVNDSVTKSKFDNLYGCRESLIDGIKRATDVMVAGKVAVICGYGDVGKGCAHSLRGMGARVLVTEIDPICALQACMEGYQVVTMEDAAAAGDIFVTTTGCRDVIRREHMDKMKSQAIVCNIGHFDLEIEVASLEDDKKLRKVNIKPQVDQYVWPDGKVLTVLASGRLVNLGCASGHPSFVMSNSFTNQVMAQVELWANRGKGKYKNQVYTLPKALDEKVARLHLKKLGAKLTKLSKEQADYLGISPEGPFKPEHYRY